Proteins from one Listeria innocua genomic window:
- a CDS encoding VOC family protein yields MIKGIHHVSALTKSFSENHHFYSDILGLRLVKNTVNQSNIHMRHLFYGDYTGSPGTLLTFFEVPRIGSSYNERAFFGNITLGIPKDTSSYWEKRLNDFAISFKKQDQTFRLQDPDTMGIILTEIPETISNPTIHTDILAEKQIVRIIGADYHVPDPAASSQFFTKLFGLKQQNGVIVDKSEMSFMKLYATKSDKKSRTGRGTIDHIAYTLETKEAVDELHDLAVKNDLEIEEFVDREYFKSLYIREPGGLRIEFASAGPGFTIDEPLETMGDHLALPSFLEEKRTEIETYFGGDLS; encoded by the coding sequence ATGATTAAAGGCATTCATCACGTATCCGCGCTAACAAAATCATTTAGCGAGAACCATCATTTTTATTCAGACATATTAGGGCTACGGCTCGTAAAAAATACAGTAAATCAAAGCAATATTCACATGCGCCACCTATTTTACGGGGACTATACAGGAAGCCCCGGTACCTTGTTAACATTTTTCGAAGTACCTCGCATCGGCTCAAGCTACAACGAGCGCGCCTTTTTCGGTAATATCACCCTTGGAATACCAAAAGACACAAGCTCTTACTGGGAAAAAAGGCTAAACGATTTTGCCATTTCTTTCAAAAAACAAGACCAGACTTTTAGATTACAAGATCCCGATACAATGGGCATAATCCTAACGGAAATACCAGAAACCATTTCTAACCCAACCATCCACACCGATATACTGGCCGAAAAGCAAATCGTTCGAATTATCGGCGCAGACTATCACGTACCGGACCCAGCTGCATCTAGTCAATTTTTCACAAAGCTTTTTGGGTTAAAGCAACAGAATGGGGTAATAGTAGATAAGAGTGAAATGAGTTTTATGAAATTGTACGCTACTAAATCAGACAAAAAATCCCGCACAGGACGCGGAACAATCGATCATATTGCATATACTTTAGAAACAAAAGAAGCTGTGGATGAACTTCACGATTTAGCAGTGAAAAACGACTTAGAAATTGAAGAATTCGTTGACCGTGAGTATTTTAAAAGTCTCTATATCCGCGAACCAGGCGGCTTAAGAATTGAATTTGCTAGCGCTGGCCCCGGTTTTACTATCGATGAACCACTTGAAACAATGGGCGACCACTTAGCCTTACCAAGCTTTTTAGAAGAAAAAAGAACAGAAATTGAAACTTATTTTGGAGGAGATTTATCATGA
- a CDS encoding ring-cleaving dioxygenase: MIKGLKGIHHVTAMTSSAEKNYAFFTEVLGMRLVKKTVNQDDIHTYHLFFADDKGSAGTDMTFFDFPNLPKGRHGTDSISRVSFRVPSDAALEYWLDRFDQLEVPHSDIQTLFGKKYLTFQDFDDQQLQLISDENNEGVAAGTPWKKGPVPEKYAIYGLGPVFLTVVSLKNMEAILQTIFGFRKVTEEDGLHLYEVGEGGNGAQVIVEERTDIPAAMQGYGGVHHVAFRVDDHEELQKWIDRMNTIEAPNSGYVNRFYFESLYVPVSERILFEFATDGPGFAGDEPYETLGEKLALPPFLEPKRAEIEKMVRPINTKRS, translated from the coding sequence ATGATTAAAGGGTTAAAAGGAATTCACCACGTAACAGCAATGACAAGTAGTGCCGAGAAAAATTATGCGTTTTTCACAGAAGTTTTAGGAATGCGATTAGTGAAAAAAACAGTCAACCAAGACGATATTCATACGTATCATTTGTTTTTCGCAGATGACAAAGGTTCAGCAGGAACGGATATGACGTTTTTCGACTTTCCTAATTTACCAAAAGGACGTCACGGGACAGATAGTATTTCTCGCGTATCTTTCCGTGTACCAAGTGACGCGGCGCTTGAATACTGGCTTGACCGGTTTGACCAATTAGAAGTTCCGCATAGTGACATCCAAACATTATTTGGCAAAAAATATCTTACCTTCCAAGACTTTGACGACCAACAATTACAACTAATTTCAGATGAAAATAACGAAGGAGTTGCAGCAGGAACACCTTGGAAAAAAGGACCAGTTCCAGAAAAATATGCGATTTACGGTTTAGGACCAGTATTTTTAACAGTAGTTTCGCTCAAAAATATGGAAGCAATTTTACAAACTATTTTTGGCTTTAGAAAAGTGACAGAAGAAGATGGACTTCATTTATACGAAGTGGGTGAAGGTGGAAACGGGGCGCAAGTGATTGTGGAAGAACGTACCGATATTCCAGCCGCAATGCAAGGTTACGGCGGTGTACACCATGTAGCTTTCCGCGTTGATGACCACGAGGAATTACAAAAATGGATTGACCGCATGAATACAATCGAAGCACCCAACTCTGGCTATGTAAACCGCTTCTACTTTGAATCATTGTATGTACCAGTTTCAGAACGAATTTTATTTGAATTCGCAACAGATGGCCCAGGTTTTGCAGGTGATGAACCATACGAAACACTCGGTGAAAAATTGGCATTACCTCCATTTTTAGAACCAAAACGAGCTGAAATTGAAAAAATGGTCCGCCCAATTAACACGAAAAGGAGCTGA
- a CDS encoding metallophosphoesterase, with translation MKKTGWGILGAVAAFTGYAYWSTKHLTVTDYEIVSDKIPAEWDGATFVQLSDLHSASFGLYNNPLLSIVNELAPDAVFLTGDMIDGDESPFVTMAVVRKLAKEFPVFYVSGNHEGRSAFYEDFKADMEKHHVAVLENERYFLRKDGAAIMVAGVKDPRFVRDDWAEKELPKQVWEEEALKEALDEATANLSPDYFTILLAHRPEFWPLYQAYPVDLVLSGHAHGGQFRLPLTEGLFAPGQGFMPKWTAGIHSAGGKSLIVSRGLGNVTKLPRLFNDPEIIRITLKAKGDAREN, from the coding sequence ATGAAAAAAACTGGATGGGGTATACTTGGTGCAGTTGCTGCTTTCACAGGATATGCATACTGGTCAACCAAACATTTAACTGTAACAGATTATGAAATAGTATCAGATAAAATTCCGGCAGAATGGGACGGCGCGACTTTTGTTCAGCTGTCTGATCTGCATAGTGCGAGTTTTGGTTTATATAATAATCCTTTGCTTAGTATCGTCAATGAACTAGCGCCGGATGCTGTTTTTTTAACGGGAGATATGATTGATGGTGATGAGTCTCCTTTTGTAACAATGGCAGTCGTCCGTAAATTAGCAAAAGAATTTCCGGTCTTTTATGTGAGCGGAAACCACGAAGGTAGAAGCGCATTTTATGAAGATTTTAAAGCGGACATGGAAAAACATCATGTAGCTGTCCTTGAAAACGAACGCTATTTTCTGAGAAAAGATGGTGCGGCGATCATGGTAGCTGGTGTTAAAGATCCGCGATTTGTTAGAGATGATTGGGCCGAGAAAGAATTGCCTAAACAAGTTTGGGAAGAAGAAGCATTAAAAGAAGCGCTAGATGAGGCGACAGCTAATTTATCCCCGGACTACTTTACGATTCTACTCGCCCATCGTCCAGAATTTTGGCCACTTTATCAAGCTTATCCGGTTGATTTAGTATTGTCTGGTCACGCGCACGGTGGTCAGTTTAGGCTGCCACTCACAGAAGGACTTTTTGCACCAGGACAAGGCTTTATGCCAAAATGGACAGCGGGAATTCACTCAGCTGGCGGAAAATCGCTTATCGTCAGTCGTGGTTTAGGCAATGTTACTAAGCTGCCGCGTCTATTTAATGATCCAGAAATCATTCGAATTACGCTTAAAGCAAAAGGGGATGCTAGAGAAAATTGA
- a CDS encoding ABC transporter ATP-binding protein — protein MTELALQVTNLHKKIRKREIIKGISFEVRPGEVFGFLGPNGAGKTTTIRMIVGLIKPTSGTILIGGKDIWKNFTEAMRGLGSIVENPEFYTFLTGQENLAYFARMDPSIKKERIQEVTELVGLEKRINDRVSTYSLGMRQRLGIAQALLSSPKLLILDEPTNGLDPSGIHEMRDFIRALARNEGISVLVSSHLLSEIELLCDRVAIMTDGTIIKTDQVSHLLSSRAQLRWLATPFEQAKAFLASVTEVEVDGEYLVTAVNERSAEWNEQLVAKGIQVHEIDKKKPSLEDLFLELTGGHSID, from the coding sequence ATGACGGAGCTAGCACTTCAAGTAACTAACCTGCATAAAAAAATCCGCAAACGAGAAATTATCAAAGGGATTTCTTTTGAAGTACGACCAGGAGAAGTATTCGGTTTTCTAGGACCAAATGGAGCGGGCAAAACAACTACGATTCGAATGATCGTGGGGTTGATTAAACCAACATCTGGAACGATTTTAATTGGTGGGAAAGATATTTGGAAAAATTTCACCGAAGCAATGCGCGGTCTTGGCTCTATCGTGGAAAATCCGGAATTCTATACATTTTTAACAGGGCAAGAAAATTTGGCGTATTTTGCCCGAATGGATCCCTCGATAAAAAAAGAACGTATTCAGGAAGTAACCGAGCTAGTTGGGCTAGAAAAACGGATAAATGACCGAGTTTCCACCTATTCACTTGGTATGCGCCAGCGTTTAGGCATTGCCCAAGCGTTACTTTCCAGTCCGAAATTATTAATTCTTGATGAACCAACAAACGGTCTCGATCCATCTGGAATTCATGAAATGCGCGACTTTATCCGTGCGCTTGCCAGAAATGAAGGAATTAGCGTGCTCGTTTCGTCGCATTTATTAAGTGAAATTGAGCTTTTATGTGATCGGGTGGCGATTATGACAGACGGGACGATTATTAAAACCGACCAAGTTTCACACCTCCTTAGTTCCCGTGCACAATTACGCTGGCTGGCGACTCCTTTTGAACAAGCCAAAGCATTTTTGGCAAGTGTAACCGAAGTCGAAGTGGACGGCGAATATCTCGTGACCGCAGTGAATGAACGTAGCGCCGAATGGAACGAACAGTTGGTTGCAAAAGGCATTCAAGTCCATGAAATCGACAAGAAAAAACCATCTCTCGAAGACCTATTTCTTGAGTTAACAGGAGGTCATTCGATTGATTAA
- a CDS encoding SGNH/GDSL hydrolase family protein produces MKKSRTVQILFVFSVIALVVSVVGVVSIWYGQKNHQANNTNSAAKKDTTVTKKQDTFKITALGDSLTYGVGDTEGGGYVRVVENFYKQKEKNVENVNLAISGAKSGQLLKQLEQKEVQNQIKSADVVLMTIGGNDLFRGGEVLDDFKSDAIKQAEASYTNNLKQIYQTIRKLNPSAPVFHIGLYNPFMSLENASEMSAVANEWNLESQNLSQNEKNIIYVPTFDLFQQNGAAYLASDKFHPNHAGYQFIGNRVTEVIQTGGGKGDDGASTSSN; encoded by the coding sequence TTGAAGAAGAGTAGAACGGTTCAAATTCTTTTCGTTTTTTCCGTTATTGCGCTAGTTGTTAGTGTTGTTGGTGTAGTGTCAATTTGGTACGGGCAAAAAAATCATCAAGCAAATAATACAAATTCAGCTGCCAAAAAAGATACTACTGTAACGAAAAAACAAGATACCTTTAAAATAACTGCACTCGGCGACTCACTTACATATGGCGTTGGTGACACAGAAGGCGGTGGGTATGTTCGGGTTGTGGAAAATTTCTATAAACAAAAAGAGAAAAATGTCGAGAACGTCAATCTTGCTATTAGCGGGGCGAAATCAGGACAATTACTCAAACAATTGGAACAAAAAGAAGTTCAGAATCAAATAAAATCAGCTGATGTAGTCTTAATGACGATCGGCGGCAATGATTTATTTCGCGGCGGGGAAGTACTTGATGATTTCAAAAGTGATGCGATTAAACAAGCCGAAGCAAGCTACACGAATAACTTAAAACAAATATACCAAACGATACGAAAATTAAATCCATCCGCGCCAGTTTTTCATATTGGGCTGTATAATCCGTTTATGTCGTTAGAAAATGCGAGTGAGATGTCGGCTGTTGCGAATGAATGGAATTTAGAGAGTCAAAATCTATCACAAAATGAGAAAAACATTATTTACGTACCAACATTTGATTTATTTCAGCAAAATGGAGCGGCTTATTTAGCAAGTGATAAATTCCACCCAAATCATGCGGGATACCAGTTTATCGGTAATCGGGTGACAGAAGTGATACAGACGGGAGGGGGAAAAGGCGATGACGGAGCTAGCACTTCAAGTAACTAA
- a CDS encoding glycoside hydrolase family 125 protein has protein sequence MVIANRAFIQTSTEQIKKELNNQKLADMYEKCMENTLDTTIKIRENGLTFILTGDIPAMWLRDSVCQVRPFLLFAKENEEIESMLIGLSKEQVRLVGIDPYANAFNETPNGAGHQADKTEMHPQVWERKYEIDSLCYPIQLAYFIWKITGRTEQFDAAFFKMLQTIFALWEVEQHHETKSPYRFERLDCVPSDTLKRNGLGTETAYTGMLWSGFRPSDDACEYGYLIPSNMFAVVVLGYAKEIIEAFYPSEVETIKQAITLQNEIQLGIEKFGTYNHPTFGEIFAFEVDGLGNQLLMDDANVPSLLSMPIIQYLEKESPIYQNTRKFILSKSNPYYFEGELAKGIGSPHTPAGYIWPIGLAIQGLTANDESEKLEILQMLLRTDAGTGLMHESFHPDHPEDFTREWFSWANMMFCELILDVAGFRMASVLKN, from the coding sequence TTGGTTATCGCAAACCGCGCTTTTATACAAACAAGCACCGAACAAATAAAAAAAGAACTAAATAATCAAAAATTAGCTGACATGTATGAAAAGTGTATGGAAAACACATTAGACACCACCATTAAAATCAGGGAAAACGGTCTCACATTTATTTTAACAGGGGATATTCCAGCGATGTGGTTACGTGATTCTGTATGCCAAGTACGACCGTTCCTGCTTTTCGCTAAAGAAAATGAAGAAATTGAGTCGATGTTGATTGGTCTTAGCAAAGAACAAGTCCGATTAGTTGGAATCGATCCTTATGCTAACGCTTTCAATGAAACGCCAAATGGAGCTGGGCATCAAGCTGATAAAACAGAAATGCATCCACAAGTATGGGAACGAAAATATGAGATTGATTCGTTATGCTATCCGATTCAATTAGCGTACTTTATTTGGAAAATTACTGGAAGAACAGAACAATTTGACGCTGCATTTTTCAAGATGTTACAAACGATTTTTGCTTTATGGGAAGTAGAACAACATCATGAAACAAAATCGCCTTATCGTTTTGAACGGCTGGACTGTGTTCCTTCTGATACTCTAAAAAGAAACGGATTAGGAACGGAAACAGCTTACACCGGTATGCTTTGGTCAGGATTTAGACCAAGTGATGATGCTTGTGAATATGGGTACCTTATCCCTTCAAATATGTTTGCAGTAGTAGTTTTAGGTTATGCCAAAGAAATTATAGAAGCTTTTTATCCAAGCGAAGTAGAAACGATAAAACAAGCAATTACATTACAAAATGAGATTCAATTAGGAATTGAAAAATTTGGTACATATAATCATCCGACTTTTGGTGAAATATTTGCATTTGAAGTAGATGGGCTTGGAAATCAATTATTGATGGATGATGCCAATGTTCCAAGTTTACTTTCTATGCCAATCATCCAATATCTTGAGAAAGAGTCGCCAATTTATCAGAACACGCGGAAGTTTATTTTAAGTAAATCAAATCCGTATTATTTTGAAGGTGAGCTTGCAAAAGGAATTGGTAGTCCGCATACACCAGCAGGATATATTTGGCCAATTGGACTGGCGATTCAAGGACTCACTGCAAATGATGAATCAGAAAAATTGGAGATTTTACAAATGTTGTTAAGAACGGATGCAGGAACTGGATTAATGCATGAATCGTTTCATCCAGATCACCCGGAAGACTTTACGCGTGAATGGTTTTCCTGGGCAAATATGATGTTTTGCGAATTAATTCTTGATGTAGCCGGATTTCGAATGGCAAGTGTTTTAAAGAACTAA
- a CDS encoding alpha/beta hydrolase, which produces MEHIFIPGKNNNLAPLLLLHGTGGDEKSLVEIAEFINSDAAVLSLRGDIKEGGANRFFKRFHDGSLDLEDLELKTAELIKTTRELAEQYQLDFERMIAVGYSNGANIAANALLQAEDSFHKAILFHAMPAGNKQPEFSISHRNVFLSAGLNDPLITAKASEELVEILEKRGAKVETVWTAAGHSLTMEELEEAKKWYQNNQK; this is translated from the coding sequence ATGGAACACATTTTTATTCCTGGAAAAAATAACAATTTAGCACCGTTATTACTACTTCACGGGACAGGTGGCGATGAAAAGTCGCTTGTTGAAATAGCGGAATTTATTAATAGTGATGCTGCTGTTTTATCATTACGCGGTGATATTAAAGAAGGCGGAGCAAATCGATTTTTCAAAAGGTTTCATGATGGCAGCTTAGATTTAGAGGATTTGGAGCTTAAAACTGCAGAATTAATCAAGACGACACGCGAGTTAGCGGAGCAATATCAACTTGATTTTGAACGAATGATTGCGGTAGGTTATTCGAACGGTGCCAATATTGCAGCCAACGCACTACTTCAAGCGGAAGATAGTTTTCATAAAGCAATTTTGTTTCACGCGATGCCAGCTGGAAATAAACAACCCGAGTTTTCAATTAGCCACCGCAATGTATTTCTGTCAGCCGGCTTAAATGATCCACTTATTACCGCAAAAGCATCCGAAGAATTAGTGGAAATCCTCGAAAAACGGGGCGCGAAAGTCGAAACAGTTTGGACAGCTGCTGGCCATTCCTTGACTATGGAAGAACTAGAAGAAGCAAAAAAATGGTATCAAAACAACCAGAAATGA
- a CDS encoding flavin reductase family protein — protein sequence MTVFQSADLTQKENYKFLTGSIIPRPIAFVTTLAEDGKTVNAAPFSFFNVVSSDPAIVSIAVQRADGKQKDTARNAAFTKELNIHIVSESFVEEMNKTAARLAPDVSEIDKTSLHLEQVPGMKTPKISEANIVLTAKLEQIIPIKNDAGEVVSDLILARILTYDFADEVFDSEHHYILPEKLEPVARLAGNDYTKLGDIFRIERPN from the coding sequence ATGACTGTTTTTCAAAGTGCAGATTTAACCCAAAAAGAAAACTATAAATTTTTAACAGGAAGTATTATTCCACGACCAATTGCTTTTGTAACAACGCTTGCTGAAGACGGGAAGACGGTTAACGCCGCCCCGTTCAGTTTTTTTAATGTCGTTTCGAGTGATCCGGCGATAGTATCGATTGCAGTTCAACGCGCAGATGGCAAGCAAAAAGATACAGCGAGGAATGCGGCTTTTACGAAAGAACTAAATATTCATATTGTTAGTGAGTCATTTGTGGAAGAAATGAATAAAACTGCGGCAAGGCTTGCACCAGATGTAAGCGAAATCGATAAGACAAGCTTGCATTTAGAGCAAGTTCCTGGAATGAAAACACCGAAGATTTCCGAGGCCAATATCGTGCTTACAGCTAAACTAGAACAAATTATTCCGATTAAAAATGATGCTGGTGAGGTTGTTTCCGATTTAATTCTGGCACGTATTTTGACTTATGATTTTGCAGATGAAGTGTTTGATTCTGAGCATCACTATATTTTGCCAGAAAAGCTTGAACCAGTTGCCAGACTCGCTGGAAATGACTATACAAAACTTGGCGATATTTTCCGGATTGAAAGGCCTAATTAA
- a CDS encoding ABC transporter permease: MINLVYNEQLKLWRKKRLIVILALVAIIVAIFTYAQFRQYQEDEKQAGTSDWHVQTQQQIVDLENRLGTGRLPEEYQKYFKVLVGQLQYYLDNDINPNAPGAPTFLKTFVENGISLLFPLFIMVIAADLISAETSAGTMKFLLTRPVKRWRILTSKYISMLLSISAIMVLSAVIAYLISGIVFGYGGWDAPVLTGFGVKDGAITTTNVYQLPVWQLLLMEFGLAWFVSVVVGVLTMFVSVLVRSTAAVMGIMLASLITGTILTNLVSSWPSAKYLFMVNLQLTNYLNGSSPPVEGMTLSFSMLVLTAWMVVAFILSYFIFTKRDVY; encoded by the coding sequence TTGATTAATTTAGTCTATAATGAACAGCTAAAACTTTGGCGCAAAAAGCGACTCATCGTTATTTTAGCATTGGTAGCAATTATCGTAGCGATTTTCACGTATGCGCAGTTCCGGCAGTATCAAGAAGATGAAAAGCAAGCTGGGACAAGTGATTGGCATGTACAGACTCAGCAACAAATCGTCGACCTTGAAAACAGACTCGGCACAGGGCGACTACCCGAAGAATATCAAAAATATTTCAAAGTGCTTGTCGGGCAACTACAATATTATTTAGATAATGACATCAATCCCAATGCACCTGGAGCACCAACTTTCTTAAAAACGTTTGTCGAAAATGGTATTAGTTTGTTGTTTCCACTTTTTATCATGGTAATAGCAGCCGACTTAATCAGTGCTGAAACAAGCGCGGGAACAATGAAGTTCCTGCTGACAAGGCCTGTGAAGCGATGGCGGATTTTGACGAGTAAATATATATCGATGCTACTCTCGATTTCCGCAATTATGGTATTATCCGCCGTTATTGCCTACCTGATTTCTGGAATTGTCTTTGGGTACGGTGGCTGGGATGCACCAGTTCTCACCGGGTTTGGTGTGAAAGATGGCGCGATAACGACAACCAATGTGTACCAGCTTCCGGTTTGGCAATTACTGCTCATGGAGTTCGGACTCGCGTGGTTTGTCAGTGTTGTGGTCGGTGTGTTAACAATGTTTGTATCCGTGCTAGTTCGGTCCACGGCAGCAGTTATGGGAATTATGCTTGCTTCACTCATTACCGGAACGATTTTAACCAATCTCGTCAGCTCTTGGCCAAGCGCGAAATATTTATTTATGGTTAATTTACAACTAACGAACTACTTAAACGGCTCCAGCCCACCCGTCGAAGGAATGACATTGAGTTTTTCCATGCTTGTGTTAACAGCGTGGATGGTAGTCGCTTTCATCTTATCCTATTTTATTTTCACAAAACGAGATGTGTATTAA
- the hflX gene encoding GTPase HflX, with translation MEKNVLIVGVSQKQKDFDYSMEELANLAAANNMEVVGELRQNIDRENRATYVGKGKVDEIKGLAEMQDARLIIFNDELSPSQIRNLEEALELEVMDRTGLILAIFANRAKTKEAQLQVQIAKLQYELPRIFGQGEDMDQQSGKGGLSNRGSGEKKIETDRRTIKHQIRHLQKELDMLVDDREVRRRKRKKNEIPVVSLVGYTNAGKSTTMNGLVRAYSETADKQVFEKDMLFATLETSVREIVLPDNKQFLLTDTVGFVSKLPHQLVKAFRSTLEEARDADLLIHVVDYSDPHYKTMMKTTEETLKAVGVEDVPVIYAYNKADLIEGEIYPKQTENTIVFSAREEESLEFLTEVIRKELFASYEKATFLIPFEAGNVVAYLNDHADVLATEYLENGTEIVAEVSPADLQKLAEYQVAE, from the coding sequence ATGGAAAAAAATGTATTAATCGTTGGTGTTAGCCAAAAACAAAAAGATTTTGATTATTCAATGGAAGAATTAGCCAATTTAGCGGCTGCAAATAATATGGAAGTTGTGGGCGAATTACGACAAAATATCGATCGTGAAAATCGTGCTACTTACGTCGGAAAAGGAAAAGTGGATGAAATCAAAGGCTTAGCAGAAATGCAGGATGCTCGCTTGATTATTTTTAACGATGAACTTTCACCGTCGCAAATTAGGAATTTAGAAGAAGCGCTCGAACTCGAGGTAATGGATAGGACTGGGCTAATACTCGCTATCTTTGCAAACCGAGCAAAAACTAAAGAAGCTCAACTCCAAGTCCAAATCGCCAAATTACAATATGAATTACCGCGAATTTTTGGACAAGGGGAAGATATGGACCAACAAAGCGGAAAAGGCGGACTTAGTAATCGTGGTTCGGGTGAAAAGAAAATCGAAACCGACCGTCGTACCATCAAACATCAAATCCGCCATTTACAAAAAGAACTAGACATGCTCGTAGATGACCGCGAAGTACGTCGTCGCAAACGGAAGAAAAATGAGATTCCTGTGGTGTCACTTGTTGGATATACCAATGCTGGAAAATCAACGACGATGAATGGTTTAGTGCGTGCTTATAGCGAAACTGCGGACAAACAAGTTTTTGAGAAAGATATGCTGTTTGCTACGCTTGAAACAAGTGTGCGCGAAATTGTTTTACCGGATAACAAGCAATTTTTACTCACAGATACAGTTGGTTTTGTTAGCAAACTTCCGCATCAATTAGTGAAAGCATTCCGCTCCACACTAGAAGAAGCACGTGATGCAGATTTACTCATACATGTGGTAGATTATTCCGATCCGCATTATAAAACAATGATGAAAACGACTGAAGAAACGTTGAAAGCTGTTGGTGTGGAGGACGTTCCAGTTATTTATGCATACAACAAAGCAGATTTGATAGAAGGAGAAATTTATCCTAAGCAAACGGAAAATACAATTGTCTTTTCAGCGCGCGAAGAAGAAAGTTTGGAATTTCTAACCGAAGTAATTCGTAAAGAACTTTTTGCTAGCTATGAAAAAGCGACCTTTTTAATTCCGTTTGAAGCGGGGAATGTTGTTGCTTATTTAAACGATCATGCAGATGTTTTAGCTACTGAATACTTGGAAAACGGCACCGAAATTGTGGCTGAAGTTAGTCCGGCCGATTTACAGAAGCTAGCAGAATACCAAGTAGCTGAGTAA
- the lplA2 gene encoding lipoate protein ligase LplA2, translating into MIYLDNEDVLDQAYNFAMEEYALRFLDENETYFMFYRMKPTIIVGKNQNTLEEINHFFVKEHNIDVLRRLSGGGAVYNDEGNISFSMITKDDGNSFQNFARFTEPVIQALQKLGVNAKLSGRNDIEVDGKKISGNAQFATKGRLYSHGTLLFDVDLSMLEQALQVDPEKYLSKGVKSVRSRVTTIREHLAEDMDIQTFKQILLESIFETTDIPKYNFTAEDKIEIEKLRTQRYRNWDWTYGKSPKATIKRKKRFPAGTIEFQLSLNKGQVAEAIIYGDFFGTEDVSELAAKLIGCRFERAAVQHAWENVNTKAYFGNIEKEAILDMLFE; encoded by the coding sequence TTGATTTATTTAGACAATGAAGACGTGCTTGACCAAGCATATAATTTTGCAATGGAAGAATATGCGCTCCGTTTTTTAGATGAAAATGAAACGTATTTTATGTTTTACCGAATGAAGCCAACGATTATTGTTGGTAAAAATCAAAACACATTAGAAGAAATCAATCATTTCTTTGTAAAAGAACATAATATCGATGTTTTGCGCCGTTTATCAGGTGGTGGGGCAGTCTACAACGATGAAGGAAATATTAGTTTTAGTATGATTACAAAAGACGATGGAAATAGTTTTCAAAACTTTGCCAGATTCACAGAACCGGTTATTCAAGCACTCCAAAAATTAGGTGTAAATGCCAAACTCAGCGGAAGAAATGACATTGAGGTGGACGGCAAAAAAATAAGTGGTAATGCGCAATTTGCAACGAAAGGGCGACTTTATAGCCACGGAACGCTACTTTTTGATGTGGATTTATCCATGTTAGAACAAGCACTACAAGTCGATCCAGAAAAATATTTATCTAAAGGCGTTAAATCTGTGCGCAGCCGTGTGACAACTATTCGCGAGCACTTAGCAGAAGATATGGATATTCAAACCTTTAAGCAAATTTTACTTGAGTCGATTTTTGAAACGACAGATATACCGAAATATAATTTCACCGCGGAAGATAAAATCGAAATAGAAAAATTACGCACTCAGCGGTATCGGAATTGGGACTGGACTTACGGAAAATCCCCAAAAGCAACCATCAAACGCAAAAAAAGATTTCCCGCTGGCACTATCGAATTTCAGCTATCCTTAAATAAAGGGCAAGTGGCTGAAGCGATAATTTATGGTGATTTCTTTGGTACAGAAGATGTTAGTGAGTTAGCAGCTAAATTAATCGGTTGCCGTTTTGAGCGAGCTGCAGTCCAACACGCTTGGGAAAACGTAAATACAAAAGCTTATTTTGGTAATATTGAAAAAGAAGCGATATTAGATATGTTGTTTGAATAA